In a single window of the Mesorhizobium shangrilense genome:
- a CDS encoding ABC transporter permease, whose amino-acid sequence MLDFLARRILGAAATLLVVVAAVFFATRLSGNAMDYLLPPGIDLETKAAIVARFGLDQPMLVQFGNFIAGLFQGDMGLSLFERRPVTEIYAERLPNTLELFAYALVLSVAVGLPLGVAAALQRKNAVGAAIMGVAFLGYATPNFVLAIVMILVFSFNLHWLPSSGSATPLHLLMPAIVLAAPMLAEIIRFSRNALLDVMGQDYLRTARAKGLPERLVIGKHALRNAAIPVVTIIGLQVAGMVARCVVVEAVFSTKGIGDLVVFAAIGRDYPVLQFGVILIAALVVTVSLIVDLLYALIDPRVKVTAS is encoded by the coding sequence GTGCTTGATTTCCTCGCCAGACGCATCCTCGGCGCCGCAGCGACGCTGCTGGTGGTCGTGGCGGCCGTGTTCTTCGCCACCCGCCTCTCCGGCAATGCGATGGACTATCTGCTGCCGCCGGGCATCGACCTCGAGACCAAGGCGGCGATCGTCGCCCGCTTCGGCCTGGACCAGCCAATGCTGGTGCAGTTCGGCAATTTCATCGCCGGGCTCTTTCAAGGCGACATGGGGCTGAGCCTCTTCGAGCGCCGCCCGGTCACCGAGATCTATGCCGAGCGCCTGCCCAATACGCTGGAACTGTTTGCCTACGCGCTGGTGCTGTCGGTCGCCGTCGGGCTGCCGCTTGGCGTCGCCGCGGCCCTGCAGCGCAAGAACGCCGTCGGCGCGGCGATCATGGGCGTGGCCTTCCTTGGCTATGCGACGCCGAATTTCGTGCTCGCCATCGTCATGATCCTGGTGTTCTCGTTCAACCTGCACTGGCTGCCGAGTTCCGGTTCGGCGACGCCGCTGCATCTCTTGATGCCGGCGATCGTGCTGGCGGCGCCGATGCTGGCAGAAATCATCCGCTTTTCCCGCAATGCCCTGCTGGACGTGATGGGCCAGGACTATCTGCGCACGGCGCGCGCCAAGGGGCTGCCCGAGCGTTTGGTCATCGGCAAGCATGCGCTGCGCAACGCGGCCATCCCCGTGGTGACGATCATCGGACTCCAGGTGGCCGGCATGGTCGCGCGCTGCGTCGTGGTGGAGGCCGTGTTCTCGACAAAGGGCATCGGCGACCTCGTCGTGTTCGCCGCCATCGGCCGCGACTATCCGGTGCTGCAGTTCGGAGTGATCCTCATCGCCGCGCTGGTGGTGACCGTCTCGCTGATCGTCGACCTGCTCTACGCCCTTATCGATCCCCGCGTGAAGGTGACAGCATCATGA
- a CDS encoding CehA/McbA family metallohydrolase, translated as MTGDTMLATFAAPGKFYRGNLHTHSNRSDGGLEPQDVCGRYKAAGYDFLCLSDHFLQNFDFPLTDTRPFRDETFTTIIGAELHAPNTHLGELWHILAVGLPLDFAATSASETGPQLARRAAEAGAFVGIAHPQWYGLNTEDGLSIDAAHAVEIYNHTCELLSARPDGVVMFDHLLNAGRKLTGFAADDAHFKADGAFGGWVQVKAEELTPEALLAALKAGHYYASQGPEILSVERDGDKLHVETTPARSISLAGRASASEVVHGEAITTATLDLSKFAGSWCRMVVTAADGKRAWSQPEYL; from the coding sequence ATGACAGGAGACACCATGCTCGCCACCTTCGCCGCGCCGGGAAAATTCTACCGCGGCAATCTGCACACCCATTCCAACCGATCGGACGGCGGGCTGGAGCCGCAGGACGTCTGCGGGCGCTACAAGGCGGCCGGCTATGACTTCCTCTGTCTCTCCGACCATTTCCTGCAAAACTTCGATTTTCCGCTGACCGATACGCGTCCGTTCCGCGACGAGACGTTCACCACGATCATCGGCGCCGAGCTGCATGCGCCGAACACGCATCTGGGTGAGCTTTGGCACATCCTGGCGGTCGGCCTGCCGCTCGATTTCGCTGCCACGAGCGCGTCCGAGACCGGCCCGCAGCTGGCTCGGCGGGCAGCCGAGGCAGGCGCATTCGTCGGCATCGCCCATCCGCAATGGTACGGGCTCAATACCGAGGACGGGCTGTCGATCGACGCCGCCCACGCGGTGGAGATCTACAACCACACCTGCGAACTGCTGTCGGCGCGCCCGGATGGTGTGGTGATGTTCGACCATCTCCTGAACGCGGGCCGTAAGCTCACCGGCTTTGCCGCCGACGATGCGCACTTCAAGGCTGACGGCGCTTTCGGGGGCTGGGTGCAGGTCAAGGCCGAGGAACTGACGCCGGAAGCCCTGCTCGCGGCGCTCAAGGCCGGTCACTACTACGCCAGCCAGGGCCCGGAAATCCTGTCGGTGGAGCGCGACGGGGACAAGCTCCACGTCGAGACCACGCCCGCCCGTTCGATCTCGCTTGCCGGCCGTGCTTCCGCCTCTGAAGTCGTCCATGGCGAGGCCATCACCACCGCCACGCTCGACCTCTCCAAATTCGCGGGCTCCTGGTGCCGCATGGTGGTCACCGCCGCCGACGGCAAGCGAGCCTGGAGCCAACCGGAATATTTGTGA
- a CDS encoding ABC transporter permease produces MTDIVYPMPRLEGRSRPRRATGIARLWQKANTPSRIYLALFAVVLLLTVLGPLLAPFHPDAQTLLARLRPPVGFDRAMPAHPLGTDQLGRDLLSRTLHGLQLTMLIALVGSLISLVIGVTLGVIAGYARGRLGSAIMALVDIQIAVPFTLIALLVIAIFGNSLPVLILVIGVSGWEVYARIVRAQVLSLSRQPFVEAAIAAGASHSRILLRHVLPNAASPIIVVWTMTFSAVILLESSLSFLGLGVQPPTATLGSMVGLGRDYLASSPWIAVVPSLTIMFVSLLVLLIGDWLRDALDVKLK; encoded by the coding sequence ATGACCGATATCGTCTATCCTATGCCGCGCCTCGAGGGGCGCTCCCGCCCGCGCCGCGCCACCGGTATCGCCCGGCTCTGGCAGAAGGCGAACACCCCGAGCCGCATCTATCTCGCACTCTTCGCCGTGGTGTTGCTGTTGACCGTACTCGGGCCGCTGCTGGCGCCGTTTCATCCCGACGCGCAGACGCTCCTGGCGCGGCTGCGCCCGCCAGTCGGTTTCGACCGGGCGATGCCGGCGCATCCGCTGGGCACCGACCAATTGGGCCGCGACCTTCTCTCGCGCACGCTTCACGGGCTGCAACTCACCATGCTGATCGCCTTGGTCGGCAGCCTCATCAGCCTGGTGATCGGCGTCACCCTCGGCGTCATCGCCGGCTACGCCCGTGGCAGGCTGGGCAGCGCCATCATGGCGCTGGTCGACATCCAGATCGCGGTGCCCTTCACGCTGATCGCGCTCCTCGTCATCGCCATCTTCGGCAACTCGCTGCCAGTACTCATCCTGGTGATCGGCGTGTCCGGGTGGGAAGTCTATGCCCGCATCGTCCGGGCGCAGGTGCTCTCGCTGTCGCGCCAACCCTTCGTGGAAGCGGCGATCGCGGCGGGCGCCTCGCACAGCCGCATCCTGCTCAGGCATGTGCTGCCCAACGCCGCCTCGCCGATCATCGTCGTGTGGACGATGACCTTCTCGGCGGTGATCCTGCTCGAATCCTCGCTGTCCTTCCTGGGCCTGGGGGTACAGCCGCCGACTGCGACGCTCGGCTCGATGGTCGGGCTGGGACGCGACTATCTCGCCTCGAGCCCCTGGATCGCCGTGGTGCCGTCGCTGACCATCATGTTCGTTTCGCTCCTGGTGCTGCTGATCGGCGACTGGCTGCGCGACGCGCTCGACGTCAAGCTCAAGTAA
- a CDS encoding ABC transporter substrate-binding protein, translated as MKSKLLLSLAATLLASTSAMAADLVVGTQNLPAYVDPGKDHSNSGSQVQVNAFDPLIQKDYSQPTPTFSPGLATKWEQTSPTEMVVTLREGVKFHDGSTMTADDVVFTFQRIIDEVTPEFGSIKKQFFSNFEKVEAIDTATVRFTTFKPEPLFEILLNAQQGYIIPKAYVMGLTGDPQVADVSDFEAFGLKPVGTGPYRISAFQPGETVVYEKFAEHYGEAAPLDRVELRRIGEMATRLTALANGEVDIITNVAPDQLATIEANPALKVEGNVTPLFHLVFFNTENPRLADKKLRQALSHAIDRDLLNEALWLGKAVVPSTHTYPQYGELYTPELKTFEYDLEKAKALLAESSYDGKPIRFDTDAVYYTNGLLAAQAIKEMWAAIGVELNLNVDPKWTGNDADMETRNWSNPMYFADPAGSYGTMWSPTGARITSGSWKPSEEYTAMWERFRFSTDVAERKAAYAEIMAYVKEEAPFVLLYQPYESYGLSKSVEWKPLPGHIPYVLDFRAGNVAVAD; from the coding sequence ATGAAATCGAAACTGCTCTTGTCGCTCGCGGCAACACTCCTGGCGTCGACCTCGGCCATGGCCGCCGACCTGGTCGTCGGGACGCAGAACCTGCCCGCCTATGTCGATCCCGGCAAGGATCACTCGAACTCCGGTTCGCAGGTGCAGGTCAATGCCTTCGACCCGCTGATCCAGAAGGACTATTCGCAGCCCACTCCGACCTTCTCGCCCGGGCTTGCCACCAAGTGGGAGCAGACCTCTCCCACCGAAATGGTCGTGACGCTGCGCGAAGGCGTCAAGTTCCACGATGGCAGCACCATGACTGCCGACGACGTGGTGTTCACCTTCCAGCGCATCATCGACGAAGTCACGCCCGAGTTCGGCTCGATCAAGAAGCAGTTCTTCTCCAACTTCGAAAAGGTCGAGGCGATCGACACCGCGACGGTTCGCTTCACCACCTTCAAGCCCGAGCCGCTGTTCGAGATCCTGCTCAACGCGCAGCAGGGCTACATCATCCCCAAGGCCTATGTGATGGGCCTGACCGGCGACCCGCAGGTCGCCGATGTATCCGACTTTGAAGCCTTCGGCCTGAAGCCCGTCGGGACCGGGCCGTACCGCATCAGCGCTTTCCAGCCGGGCGAGACGGTCGTCTACGAGAAGTTCGCCGAGCACTACGGCGAGGCTGCCCCGCTCGACCGCGTCGAACTGCGCCGCATCGGCGAGATGGCGACGCGCCTGACCGCGCTGGCCAATGGCGAAGTCGACATCATCACCAACGTGGCGCCGGATCAGCTGGCAACGATCGAAGCCAATCCCGCGCTCAAGGTCGAGGGCAACGTCACCCCGCTCTTCCATCTGGTGTTCTTCAACACCGAGAACCCGCGCCTGGCCGACAAGAAGCTCCGTCAGGCGCTCAGCCACGCCATCGACCGCGACCTGCTCAACGAGGCGCTTTGGCTGGGCAAGGCCGTTGTTCCCTCGACCCATACCTATCCGCAGTATGGCGAGCTCTACACGCCCGAACTGAAAACGTTCGAATACGACCTGGAGAAGGCCAAGGCCCTGCTCGCCGAGTCGAGCTACGACGGCAAGCCGATCCGCTTCGACACCGACGCGGTCTACTACACCAACGGCCTGCTCGCCGCCCAGGCGATCAAGGAGATGTGGGCCGCGATCGGCGTCGAGCTGAACCTCAACGTCGATCCCAAGTGGACCGGCAACGACGCCGACATGGAAACCCGCAACTGGTCGAACCCGATGTATTTCGCCGATCCGGCCGGTTCCTACGGTACGATGTGGAGCCCGACCGGCGCCCGCATCACCAGCGGTTCGTGGAAGCCCAGCGAAGAATACACCGCGATGTGGGAGCGCTTCCGTTTCTCGACTGACGTCGCGGAGCGCAAGGCCGCCTATGCCGAGATCATGGCCTATGTGAAGGAAGAGGCGCCGTTCGTGCTGCTCTACCAGCCATACGAATCGTACGGCCTCAGCAAGAGCGTCGAGTGGAAGCCCCTGCCCGGCCACATCCCCTACGTGCTCGACTTCCGCGCCGGCAACGTCGCCGTCGCCGACTGA
- a CDS encoding ABC transporter ATP-binding protein, with product MTAPMLLSVENLRISFATERGQFVAVDDLSFTVAAGECVAVVGESGSGKSVTAMSMLGLTAFNGGSIDAGAIRFRRRDGSDCDLTQLSGKSIQQIRGDEIAMIFQEPMTSLNPVFTVGEQIAEVIRQHRRVDAAEAAHRAVDLLRRVRIPEPERRFAQYPHELSGGMRQRVVIAMALACEPRLLIADEPTTALDVTIQAQILDLLRELADASEMAVLFITHDMGVVAEIADRVVVMHHGRKVEENTTAALFAAPSESYTRRLLAAVPRLGSMKPFAGPRRFGDETPDSETRAKREPLLTVRDLTTRFPVRTGAFKRHVANVHAVDGVSFTLGKGETLSLVGESGCGKSTTGRSILRLVEPNSGAVELEGEDVLTLTKDRLRARRRDMQIIFQDPYAALDPRLTAFEQVAEPLVIHGISTGSALRDRVVSLIQRVGLTEEQLERYPHEFSGGQRQRLCIARALTLSPKIIIADEPVSALDVSIQAQVVNLMIELQEELGLSYLFISHDMAVVERMSHRVAVMCLGRIVEIGPRATVFGDPRHDYTRTLLSAVPSPDPSRRRTAALPAGQLPSPIRPVGHAFEAPVYDQVGPDHFVLMN from the coding sequence ATGACCGCCCCCATGCTGCTCAGCGTCGAGAACCTGCGCATCAGCTTTGCGACCGAGCGCGGCCAGTTCGTTGCCGTCGACGACCTCTCCTTCACCGTGGCCGCGGGTGAATGCGTCGCCGTCGTCGGGGAGTCGGGCTCCGGCAAGTCGGTGACGGCGATGTCCATGCTCGGCCTGACCGCGTTCAATGGCGGGAGCATCGACGCCGGCGCCATCCGCTTCCGGCGTCGCGACGGCTCCGACTGCGACCTGACGCAATTGTCCGGAAAGTCAATTCAGCAGATCCGCGGCGACGAGATCGCTATGATCTTCCAGGAGCCGATGACAAGCCTCAATCCGGTGTTCACCGTCGGCGAACAGATCGCCGAAGTGATCCGCCAGCATCGCCGGGTCGATGCCGCGGAGGCAGCACATAGGGCGGTCGATCTGCTCAGGCGCGTGCGCATTCCCGAACCGGAACGGCGCTTTGCCCAGTATCCTCACGAGCTGTCGGGCGGCATGCGCCAGCGCGTTGTCATCGCCATGGCGCTCGCCTGCGAGCCGCGCCTGCTGATCGCCGACGAGCCGACGACCGCACTCGACGTCACCATCCAGGCGCAGATTCTCGATCTGCTGCGCGAGCTGGCGGACGCTTCGGAGATGGCTGTCCTCTTCATCACCCACGACATGGGCGTGGTCGCCGAGATCGCCGACCGGGTCGTGGTCATGCATCACGGCCGCAAGGTCGAGGAGAACACCACGGCCGCGCTGTTCGCGGCTCCATCAGAGTCCTACACCAGAAGGCTGCTGGCCGCCGTGCCCAGGCTCGGCAGCATGAAGCCGTTTGCCGGTCCGCGCCGCTTCGGCGACGAGACGCCGGATTCGGAGACCAGGGCAAAAAGAGAACCGCTGCTTACCGTGCGTGACCTGACGACGCGTTTTCCCGTGCGTACGGGGGCGTTCAAGCGGCACGTCGCCAATGTCCATGCCGTCGATGGCGTCTCGTTCACCCTCGGCAAGGGCGAAACTCTCTCGCTGGTGGGCGAATCGGGTTGCGGCAAGTCCACCACCGGCCGCTCGATCCTCAGATTGGTCGAGCCCAATTCCGGCGCCGTCGAGCTCGAGGGCGAAGACGTGCTGACCCTGACCAAGGACAGGCTCCGGGCCAGACGCCGCGACATGCAGATCATCTTTCAGGATCCCTATGCGGCGCTCGACCCGCGCCTGACCGCCTTCGAGCAGGTGGCCGAACCGCTGGTCATCCACGGAATCTCAACCGGCTCTGCCCTGCGCGATCGCGTGGTCTCGCTGATCCAGCGCGTAGGCCTGACCGAAGAGCAGCTGGAGCGCTACCCGCACGAGTTCTCCGGCGGCCAGCGCCAGCGGCTCTGCATTGCCCGGGCGCTGACGCTTTCGCCCAAGATCATCATCGCCGACGAGCCGGTTTCGGCACTCGACGTGTCGATACAGGCGCAGGTCGTCAACCTGATGATCGAGCTGCAGGAGGAGCTGGGGCTTTCCTATCTCTTCATCTCGCACGACATGGCCGTCGTCGAGCGCATGAGCCACCGCGTCGCCGTGATGTGCCTGGGGCGGATCGTCGAGATCGGCCCTAGGGCCACCGTCTTCGGCGATCCGCGGCATGACTATACAAGGACGCTGCTGTCGGCCGTCCCCAGTCCAGACCCGTCCAGGCGCCGCACCGCCGCACTGCCGGCAGGCCAGCTTCCTTCACCCATCCGTCCGGTCGGCCACGCCTTCGAGGCCCCGGTCTACGACCAGGTCGGCCCGGACCATTTCGTCCTGATGAACTGA